Proteins co-encoded in one Capnocytophaga ochracea DSM 7271 genomic window:
- a CDS encoding polyprenyl synthetase family protein: MLSIEEYKTAFLQHIEKIFTPKEPIHLYEPIQYILNLGGKRIRPLLTLIATDIFGKDYCKALNAATAIEVFHNFSLIHDDIMDNASLRRGKPTVHQKWDTNVGILSGDAMLIIAYKLLEDYPSEIFQELVKTLSETALKVCEGQQMDMDFEKLQEVSIEAYMQMISYKTSVLIGAALQMGSIISETTKENQMNMYNFGLNLGIAFQLQDDYLDTFGDASFGKKIGGDIIENKKTILYLKSLALSNEKQREELLRAYALNEVDNKIARVREIFQITNADKAVRQLIENYTQKALMILEKITIGDDKREYLRTFALQLMDRKI; encoded by the coding sequence ATGCTTTCGATTGAAGAGTATAAAACAGCTTTTTTACAGCATATAGAAAAAATTTTTACTCCCAAAGAGCCTATTCACCTCTATGAACCTATTCAGTACATTCTTAACTTAGGAGGAAAGCGTATTCGTCCTTTACTTACTCTTATTGCAACCGATATTTTTGGTAAAGACTATTGCAAAGCACTTAATGCAGCTACTGCCATAGAGGTTTTTCACAACTTTTCACTTATTCACGACGATATTATGGATAATGCTTCTCTAAGACGTGGCAAACCTACTGTTCATCAAAAATGGGATACAAATGTAGGTATACTTTCGGGAGATGCTATGCTTATCATTGCCTATAAATTATTAGAGGATTATCCTTCAGAAATATTTCAAGAATTAGTAAAAACATTAAGTGAAACAGCTCTTAAAGTATGTGAAGGACAGCAAATGGATATGGATTTTGAAAAACTACAAGAGGTAAGTATTGAGGCATATATGCAAATGATTTCATACAAAACTTCAGTTCTTATAGGAGCTGCCTTACAAATGGGTAGTATTATCTCTGAAACTACTAAGGAAAACCAAATGAATATGTACAATTTTGGTTTAAATTTAGGAATAGCTTTTCAGTTACAAGATGATTATTTGGATACTTTTGGAGATGCTTCATTTGGTAAAAAAATAGGAGGTGATATTATAGAGAATAAGAAAACTATACTCTATTTAAAATCTTTAGCACTAAGCAATGAAAAACAACGTGAAGAACTATTGAGAGCATATGCTTTAAATGAAGTTGATAATAAAATAGCAAGAGTAAGAGAGATTTTTCAGATAACAAATGCGGACAAAGCAGTTCGCCAACTGATAGAAAATTATACTCAAAAAGCTCTTATGATATTAGAGAAAATAACTATAGGAGATGATAAACGAGAATACCTCAGAACTTTTGCCCTACAATTAATGGATAGAAAAATATAA
- a CDS encoding DUF4136 domain-containing protein produces the protein MKKTTVFILLIMAVVLSSCASVYVATDYDQQADFSAYKSFAFFKEGIDKVPISDLDKKRILRAIERNLTSKGMTLSEKPDVLVNIFTREQENVDVYNNSPYYWGWGMGWGPFWGGATYNVARSTEGSLYIEIIDAHKRELIWQGKGVGNLPQTTERKEDAINNFVNKILEKYPPKQ, from the coding sequence ATGAAAAAAACAACTGTTTTTATACTCCTAATTATGGCTGTTGTTCTTAGTTCTTGTGCTAGTGTATATGTAGCTACAGATTATGACCAACAGGCCGATTTTTCTGCATACAAATCATTTGCTTTCTTTAAAGAAGGTATTGATAAAGTTCCTATCTCAGATTTAGATAAGAAACGTATTCTACGAGCTATTGAGCGTAATTTAACGTCTAAAGGGATGACACTTTCTGAAAAACCAGACGTTTTAGTAAATATCTTTACACGTGAACAAGAAAATGTAGATGTATATAACAATTCTCCATACTATTGGGGCTGGGGAATGGGTTGGGGACCTTTTTGGGGAGGAGCAACCTATAATGTAGCTCGAAGTACAGAAGGTTCTCTTTATATTGAAATTATAGACGCTCATAAACGTGAACTCATTTGGCAAGGTAAAGGTGTAGGTAACCTACCTCAAACAACGGAGCGCAAAGAAGACGCTATTAATAACTTCGTAAATAAAATATTAGAAAAATATCCCCCAAAACAGTAA
- a CDS encoding 16S rRNA (uracil(1498)-N(3))-methyltransferase, with translation MSMQLFFHSSLHSSSTNCFFDKEESQHIVKVLRKKAGDILHITNGKGLLFEAKLDFATPKQCEVSILKCTLQLPRPYYLHLVVAPTKMNERYEWFLEKATEIGVDEITPIICEHSERTTIKVERFEKILLSAMKQSLQCYLPKLNAPIASAQFFKTMLTDSSAKYIAHCQENEKRLLSRALKSFPERIIVLIGPEGDFSTNEINTALQQAFVPISLGDTRLRTETAAIVACHTVAVINERTNISST, from the coding sequence ATGAGTATGCAATTATTTTTCCACTCCAGCCTTCATTCAAGTAGCACAAATTGCTTTTTTGATAAGGAAGAAAGCCAACATATAGTAAAGGTACTGCGCAAAAAAGCAGGCGATATACTCCATATTACCAATGGTAAAGGACTTCTTTTTGAAGCAAAATTAGACTTCGCTACACCTAAACAATGTGAGGTGTCTATACTGAAATGTACTCTCCAGCTTCCCCGTCCTTACTACTTACATTTGGTGGTAGCACCTACCAAGATGAATGAACGTTATGAGTGGTTTTTGGAGAAAGCCACCGAAATAGGCGTTGATGAAATTACTCCTATTATCTGTGAACATTCTGAGCGTACCACTATCAAAGTAGAACGTTTTGAAAAGATACTCCTTTCAGCAATGAAACAATCGTTGCAATGCTATTTGCCTAAACTGAATGCACCTATTGCATCAGCTCAGTTTTTCAAAACGATGCTGACAGATAGTTCAGCTAAATATATAGCTCACTGTCAAGAAAATGAAAAACGCTTGCTCTCTCGCGCACTCAAGTCCTTTCCTGAGCGTATTATCGTGCTTATAGGTCCTGAAGGCGATTTCTCTACTAATGAGATAAACACCGCTTTGCAACAAGCATTTGTGCCTATCTCATTAGGAGATACTCGCTTACGCACCGAAACAGCAGCCATAGTAGCCTGTCATACCGTTGCGGTAATAAATGAACGGACTAACATTAGTTCAACTTAA
- a CDS encoding efflux RND transporter permease subunit, which yields MDLIKLSIKRPSVLIVMLLLLLLGGFYSYKLLNYELIPKFEVNVVTISTVYAGASPSEIESTVTKKIEDAVSALENIKKIYSYSYESLSVVVVQLTNDANVDNTLNEAQRKINAIRADLPDDAKEPSLSKFSLSDLPIVSIGVTSKLSAQELYDLVDKKIQPELSRVPGVAQVNIIGGRKREIRVSIDAKKLEGYGLSIAQVQQLIAASNMEIPAGKIKTRENSTSIRLLGKLQDVEQLRNLILASQNGVEIRLSDVADVQDTEEEATKIARIDQENTLLLQVLKQTDANAVSVSELVRKKMEQVEQTYKNEGVKMLLAEDTSEFTLEAANSVMSDLILAIVLVAVVMFFFLHSLRNALIVMVSIPTSLIATFIGMYFFGFTLNLMSLVALSMVVGILVDDAIVVLENIHRHMEMGKNKVRAAFDGSKEIVLTVMAITLVIVVVFVPISLGNAIVVKVLREFCLTVAIATMLSLLMSFTVVPWLYSRFGKLEHANPNSFLGKMTIGFEGYLKRFTQFFSDLLVWVFANKWKTIILVFFLFVGSCSFIPTGFIGSEFMPNMDRGKFLVQFELNKDASLEQTNFMTQKAENYLRSLKVEGTNKPLVESMITTVGQSTSGMGASQATPYKSEIQLTIIDKKERNESTNVIAAKLKRELSQYLVEAKVKTVPVGMMGAEQAPIALVVTSDNVEVAQQYAEKTAELLKTVEGATEIKLSSESGNPEINVQIDRDKMAMLGLNIATVGGTMRTAFNGNDDSKFRTGDSEYNINIVFEEGSRQSIDDIENMMFINSVGQQVKLSQFATIAYASGPTQLERYDKSPSVTVQAQSVGRPTGTIVSEWKTKIDQLEKPANVHFVFTGDQEMQDEGFGTLFISLFAAILLVYMVMVVLYDSFSRPFVVLFSIPLSFIGALVALALANMSLNIFTLLGIIMLIGLVAKNAIMLVDFANHRKQEGEDTVTALIQANHARLRPILMTTIAMVAGMIPLAIANGAGAEVNNGLAIVIIGGLISSLFLTLIVVPLVYLIFDNIGRRFGKGTKTDYEKLMIADYEHRDIKGEHEV from the coding sequence ATGGATTTAATTAAACTTTCTATTAAGCGTCCCAGTGTACTTATTGTGATGCTCTTGTTGTTGCTACTTGGTGGCTTCTATTCGTATAAGTTATTGAACTACGAGCTCATTCCTAAGTTTGAAGTGAATGTAGTTACGATCTCTACTGTGTATGCGGGAGCCTCTCCTTCGGAGATTGAGAGCACCGTGACAAAGAAAATTGAGGATGCCGTTTCGGCTTTGGAAAATATCAAAAAGATATATTCATACTCGTACGAAAGTCTTTCGGTGGTAGTAGTACAACTTACTAACGATGCGAATGTAGATAACACCCTTAATGAGGCACAGCGCAAAATTAATGCAATAAGAGCTGATTTGCCCGATGATGCTAAAGAGCCATCATTGAGTAAATTCTCTCTTTCCGATTTGCCTATTGTGTCTATTGGGGTAACTTCTAAGTTATCGGCACAAGAATTGTACGACTTGGTAGATAAAAAAATACAGCCAGAGTTATCACGTGTTCCAGGAGTAGCACAAGTGAATATAATAGGTGGTCGCAAACGCGAAATACGCGTGAGCATTGATGCTAAGAAGTTAGAAGGTTATGGTCTTTCTATTGCTCAAGTACAACAGCTAATCGCGGCTTCGAATATGGAAATTCCTGCGGGTAAAATTAAAACTCGTGAGAATAGTACCTCTATACGTTTGCTTGGTAAATTACAAGATGTAGAACAATTGCGCAACCTTATACTTGCTTCACAGAATGGAGTAGAGATACGACTTTCGGATGTAGCTGATGTGCAAGACACCGAAGAAGAAGCTACCAAAATAGCGCGTATAGACCAAGAAAATACTCTCTTGCTACAAGTATTGAAACAAACCGATGCTAATGCTGTATCGGTGAGTGAGTTGGTACGCAAGAAGATGGAACAAGTGGAGCAGACTTATAAAAATGAAGGTGTAAAGATGCTATTGGCTGAAGATACCAGTGAGTTTACCTTGGAAGCAGCCAACTCTGTAATGTCCGATTTGATATTGGCAATTGTATTAGTAGCAGTAGTGATGTTCTTCTTCCTTCACAGCCTGCGTAATGCTCTTATCGTAATGGTATCTATACCTACTTCTCTCATTGCTACTTTTATAGGTATGTATTTCTTTGGTTTTACACTGAACTTGATGAGCCTTGTTGCCCTCTCGATGGTGGTAGGTATCTTGGTGGACGATGCTATTGTAGTATTAGAAAACATTCACCGTCATATGGAGATGGGTAAGAATAAAGTGCGTGCTGCTTTTGATGGCTCTAAGGAAATTGTGCTTACTGTAATGGCAATTACCTTAGTAATTGTGGTAGTGTTCGTTCCTATTTCATTAGGTAATGCTATTGTAGTAAAAGTATTGCGTGAGTTTTGTTTGACTGTAGCTATTGCTACAATGCTTTCATTATTGATGTCTTTTACAGTAGTCCCTTGGTTGTACTCTAGGTTTGGAAAATTAGAGCACGCAAATCCCAATTCATTTTTAGGAAAGATGACCATAGGATTTGAAGGATACCTCAAACGCTTTACACAGTTCTTCTCTGACTTATTGGTATGGGTATTTGCCAATAAATGGAAAACTATTATTTTGGTATTTTTCCTTTTTGTAGGTTCTTGTTCATTCATTCCTACTGGATTTATCGGATCTGAGTTTATGCCTAATATGGATAGAGGAAAGTTTTTAGTACAGTTTGAATTGAATAAAGATGCTTCCTTAGAGCAGACTAACTTTATGACCCAAAAAGCTGAAAATTATCTTCGTAGCTTAAAAGTAGAGGGTACCAATAAACCTTTGGTAGAGAGTATGATTACTACTGTAGGACAGTCTACCAGTGGTATGGGAGCTTCACAAGCAACCCCTTACAAATCGGAAATACAGCTTACTATTATCGATAAAAAAGAACGTAATGAATCGACTAACGTAATTGCGGCAAAGCTGAAACGTGAACTGAGTCAGTATTTAGTAGAAGCTAAAGTGAAGACTGTACCGGTAGGAATGATGGGAGCCGAACAAGCACCAATTGCTTTGGTTGTTACTTCTGACAATGTGGAAGTAGCCCAACAGTACGCTGAGAAAACGGCTGAGCTTCTTAAAACTGTTGAAGGTGCTACTGAAATTAAGCTTTCCTCAGAATCTGGTAATCCTGAAATAAATGTGCAGATAGACCGCGATAAGATGGCAATGTTAGGACTTAATATTGCTACTGTAGGGGGAACGATGCGAACCGCTTTTAATGGTAATGACGACAGTAAATTCCGTACAGGAGATTCAGAATACAATATTAATATAGTGTTTGAAGAAGGTAGCCGTCAGTCTATAGACGATATAGAAAATATGATGTTTATCAACTCGGTGGGACAACAGGTAAAACTATCACAATTTGCGACTATAGCTTACGCTTCAGGACCTACACAGCTGGAACGTTATGACAAATCTCCTTCGGTAACAGTACAAGCACAATCGGTAGGTCGTCCTACAGGTACTATAGTTTCAGAATGGAAAACTAAGATAGACCAATTAGAAAAACCTGCTAACGTACACTTTGTGTTTACGGGTGACCAAGAGATGCAAGATGAAGGTTTCGGTACCTTGTTTATATCGCTCTTTGCAGCTATTCTCTTAGTTTATATGGTAATGGTAGTATTATACGACAGTTTTTCACGACCTTTTGTGGTATTGTTCTCTATACCGCTTTCGTTCATTGGAGCTTTAGTAGCTTTGGCATTAGCCAATATGTCACTCAATATCTTTACTCTTTTAGGTATCATTATGCTTATCGGGTTGGTTGCTAAGAACGCGATTATGTTAGTAGACTTTGCCAACCACCGCAAGCAAGAAGGAGAAGATACTGTAACTGCATTAATACAAGCAAACCACGCGCGTTTACGCCCTATCTTGATGACGACTATCGCAATGGTAGCAGGTATGATTCCGCTTGCTATTGCCAATGGAGCAGGTGCCGAAGTGAACAATGGTTTGGCGATTGTAATTATAGGTGGACTTATTTCCTCATTGTTCTTAACACTTATTGTAGTGCCTTTGGTATACCTTATTTTTGACAATATTGGCAGACGTTTCGGTAAAGGTACTAAGACTGATTACGAAAAACTGATGATTGCTGATTACGAGCACAGAGACATCAAAGGCGAACACGAAGTATAA